The following proteins are encoded in a genomic region of Burkholderia pyrrocinia:
- a CDS encoding carbonic anhydrase — translation MNRPKSMLVANIAWARETREHTPGFFDALARGQNPRVLWIGCADSRVPAETITHCAPGELFVHRNIANLFHPDDDNSASVLEYAVRVLQVDHVIVCGHYGCGGVRASLLPPPSDLPHVARRIAPLCALARRHRDTLDGLDDTAAADRLAELNVLEQVRLLRASPIVRGRERPPLVHGWIFSLADGRLQELDSGYATPPADVEPVQAATAAALG, via the coding sequence ATGAATCGCCCCAAGAGCATGCTGGTCGCCAACATCGCGTGGGCCCGCGAGACGCGCGAACACACGCCCGGCTTTTTCGACGCGCTCGCGCGCGGCCAGAACCCGCGCGTGCTGTGGATCGGCTGCGCCGACAGCCGCGTACCGGCCGAAACCATCACACACTGCGCGCCCGGCGAGCTGTTCGTCCATCGCAACATCGCGAACCTGTTCCATCCCGACGACGACAATTCCGCCAGCGTGCTCGAGTACGCGGTGCGCGTGCTTCAGGTCGACCACGTGATCGTGTGCGGGCACTACGGGTGCGGCGGTGTGCGCGCGTCGCTGCTGCCGCCGCCGTCCGACCTGCCGCACGTCGCGCGCCGCATCGCGCCGCTCTGCGCGCTCGCGCGGCGCCATCGCGACACGCTCGACGGACTCGACGACACGGCCGCCGCCGACCGCCTCGCCGAACTGAACGTGCTCGAACAAGTGCGGCTGCTGCGCGCGTCGCCGATCGTGCGGGGCCGGGAACGGCCGCCGCTCGTGCACGGCTGGATCTTTTCGCTCGCCGACGGCCGCCTGCAGGAACTCGATTCCGGCTACGCGACGCCGCCTGCCGACGTCGAACCCGTGCAGGCCGCGACGGCCGCCGCGCTCGGCTGA
- a CDS encoding SulP family inorganic anion transporter yields MKLNERLSTLPRDIVAGIVVFLVALPLCLGIANASGVEPFAGLVSGIVGGIVVALLSGSSLSVSGPAAGLVVIVVEGIAQLGSFSAFLLAVLLSGVLQFGFGMLRAGRFAAYVPSPVIKGMLAAIGLLLIVKQIPFAFGIGGSAAQSFASWPGLPIAWAATAIALASLALLFAWDTPTLRRFALVRSVPAPLAVVVLGIGATLVLGVVAPSVAPGAAHRVTLPELGSLAAFAASLKHAELGPNFAQLVNPDVWRVAITLAVVASLETLLSLEAVEQIDPKRRPTQPDRELKAQGVGNLVAGAFGGLPITSVIVRSSVNVNAGAQSRMAAIIHGMLLLASVFALTGLINLIPLASLAAILIHTGLKLAKPALFRSVMKQGPAAFTPFVATIAGVLAVDLLFGIALGLACSVLAVAVANLKSPVTLAQHDDHFLLSFRKDVSFLGKVQVKHHLRHIPDRAAVIIDATRADYIDHDVLELLDAFVTDAPRRGIAVEFRRRSPAPRPATRRWLFRAPAAE; encoded by the coding sequence ATGAAACTGAACGAGCGCTTGTCCACCCTGCCGCGCGACATCGTCGCCGGCATCGTCGTTTTCCTCGTCGCGCTGCCGCTCTGCCTCGGCATCGCCAATGCGTCCGGTGTAGAGCCGTTCGCCGGGCTCGTGTCCGGCATCGTCGGCGGCATCGTCGTCGCGCTGCTGAGCGGCTCGTCGCTGTCCGTCAGCGGGCCGGCCGCCGGCCTCGTCGTGATCGTCGTCGAAGGGATCGCGCAACTCGGCAGCTTCTCCGCGTTCCTGCTCGCGGTGCTGCTGTCCGGCGTGCTGCAGTTCGGGTTCGGCATGCTGCGCGCCGGCCGCTTCGCCGCCTACGTGCCGTCGCCCGTCATCAAGGGCATGCTCGCCGCGATCGGCCTGTTACTGATCGTGAAGCAGATTCCGTTCGCCTTCGGCATCGGCGGCTCGGCTGCGCAATCGTTTGCTTCGTGGCCGGGCCTGCCGATCGCATGGGCCGCCACGGCCATCGCGCTCGCTTCGCTCGCGCTGCTGTTCGCATGGGACACCCCCACGCTGCGCCGCTTCGCGCTGGTACGCTCGGTGCCCGCGCCGCTCGCGGTCGTCGTGCTGGGCATCGGTGCCACGCTCGTGCTGGGCGTCGTCGCGCCGTCGGTCGCACCGGGCGCCGCCCATCGCGTGACCCTGCCCGAGCTCGGATCGCTCGCGGCCTTCGCGGCATCGCTCAAGCATGCGGAGCTCGGCCCGAACTTCGCGCAGCTCGTCAATCCGGACGTGTGGCGCGTCGCGATCACGCTCGCGGTCGTCGCGAGCCTCGAGACGCTGCTGAGCCTCGAAGCGGTCGAACAGATCGACCCGAAACGCCGGCCGACCCAGCCCGACCGCGAGTTGAAGGCACAGGGCGTCGGCAATCTCGTCGCAGGCGCGTTCGGCGGCCTGCCGATCACGTCGGTGATCGTACGCAGCTCGGTGAACGTCAACGCCGGCGCACAAAGCCGGATGGCGGCAATCATCCACGGGATGCTGCTGCTCGCGAGCGTGTTCGCGCTCACCGGCCTAATCAACCTGATCCCGCTCGCGAGCCTTGCCGCGATCCTGATCCACACCGGCCTCAAGCTCGCGAAACCGGCGCTGTTCCGCTCGGTGATGAAGCAGGGGCCGGCCGCGTTCACGCCGTTCGTCGCGACGATCGCCGGCGTGCTCGCGGTCGACCTGCTGTTCGGCATTGCGCTCGGCCTTGCATGCAGCGTGCTGGCGGTCGCCGTCGCGAACCTGAAGAGTCCCGTCACGCTCGCGCAGCACGACGACCACTTCCTGCTGTCGTTCCGCAAGGACGTGTCGTTTCTCGGCAAGGTGCAGGTCAAGCACCACCTGCGGCACATTCCGGACCGGGCGGCGGTGATCATCGACGCGACGCGCGCCGACTACATCGATCACGACGTGCTCGAACTGCTCGACGCGTTCGTCACCGATGCGCCGCGGCGCGGGATCGCGGTCGAGTTCCGCCGACGCAGCCCGGCGCCCCGTCCGGCCACGCGCCGCTGGCTGTTCCGCGCGCCGGCCGCCGAATGA
- a CDS encoding 2-isopropylmalate synthase — protein MTDKLIIFDTTLRDGEQSPGASMTKEEKIRIAKHLERMKVDVIEAGFAASSNGDFDAIHTIAGLVKDSTICSLARANDKDIQRAADALKPAESFRIHTFIATSPLHMEKKLRMTPDQVFEQARLAVRFARKFTDNVEFSPEDGSRSDLDFLCRVLEAVIAEGATTINIADTVGYGVPELYGQLVKTLRERIPNSDKAIFSVHCHNDLGMAVANSLAGVKIGGARQIECTINGLGERAGNTSLEEIVMAVKTRKDYFGLDVGIDTTQIVPTSKLVSQITGFVVQPNKAVVGANAFAHASGIHQDGVLKARDTYEIMRAEDVGWTANKIVLGKLSGRNAFKQRLQELGVSLDSETELNAAFMRFKDLADRKAEIFDEDIIAIVSEESAFAHEQEHFKFVSLSQHSETGEQPEAKVVFGVEGKEVTGEARGNGPVDATFNAIESEVGSGSELLLYSVNAITTGTQAQGEVTVRLSRSGRIVNGVGTDPDIVAASAKAYIAALNKLHSKDDKLNPQRS, from the coding sequence ATGACAGACAAGCTGATCATTTTCGATACGACGTTGCGTGACGGCGAACAATCGCCCGGTGCGTCGATGACGAAGGAAGAGAAAATCCGCATCGCGAAGCATCTCGAGCGGATGAAGGTCGATGTGATCGAGGCCGGCTTCGCGGCCAGCTCGAACGGCGACTTCGACGCGATCCACACGATCGCCGGTCTCGTGAAGGACAGCACGATCTGCTCGCTGGCCCGGGCCAACGACAAGGACATCCAGCGCGCGGCCGACGCGCTGAAGCCGGCCGAGAGCTTCCGGATCCACACGTTCATCGCGACATCGCCGCTGCACATGGAGAAGAAGCTGCGGATGACGCCCGACCAGGTGTTCGAGCAGGCGCGCCTCGCGGTGCGCTTCGCACGCAAGTTCACTGACAACGTCGAATTCTCGCCGGAAGACGGCAGCCGCTCCGATCTGGATTTTCTCTGCCGCGTGCTGGAAGCCGTGATCGCCGAAGGTGCGACGACGATCAACATCGCCGATACGGTCGGCTACGGCGTGCCGGAACTGTACGGCCAGCTCGTGAAGACGCTGCGTGAGCGCATCCCGAACTCGGACAAGGCGATCTTTTCCGTGCACTGTCACAACGACCTCGGGATGGCCGTCGCGAACTCGCTCGCCGGCGTGAAGATCGGCGGCGCACGCCAGATCGAGTGCACGATCAACGGTCTCGGCGAGCGCGCGGGCAACACGTCGCTCGAAGAAATCGTGATGGCCGTGAAGACGCGCAAGGACTACTTCGGCCTCGACGTCGGTATCGACACCACGCAGATCGTGCCGACCTCGAAGCTCGTGTCGCAGATCACCGGTTTCGTCGTGCAGCCGAACAAGGCCGTGGTCGGCGCGAACGCATTCGCGCACGCGTCGGGCATTCACCAGGACGGCGTGCTGAAGGCGCGCGATACCTACGAGATCATGCGCGCGGAAGACGTGGGCTGGACCGCGAACAAGATCGTGCTCGGCAAGCTGTCGGGCCGCAACGCGTTCAAGCAGCGCCTCCAGGAGCTCGGCGTGTCGCTCGACAGCGAAACCGAACTGAACGCCGCGTTCATGCGCTTCAAGGATCTGGCCGACCGCAAGGCCGAGATCTTCGATGAAGACATCATCGCGATCGTCTCCGAGGAATCGGCGTTCGCGCACGAGCAGGAACACTTCAAGTTCGTGTCGCTGTCGCAGCACTCGGAAACGGGCGAGCAGCCGGAGGCGAAGGTCGTGTTCGGGGTCGAAGGCAAGGAAGTGACCGGCGAGGCGCGCGGTAACGGTCCGGTCGATGCGACGTTCAACGCGATCGAGAGCGAAGTCGGCAGCGGTTCCGAGCTGCTGCTGTACTCGGTGAACGCAATCACGACCGGTACGCAGGCGCAGGGCGAAGTGACCGTCCGGCTGTCGAGGAGCGGGCGGATCGTCAATGGCGTCGGCACCGATCCGGACATCGTCGCCGCGTCTGCGAAGGCGTACATTGCCGCGCTGAACAAGCTGCATTCGAAGGACGACAAGCTTAACCCGCAGCGCTCGTAA
- the pssA gene encoding CDP-diacylglycerol--serine O-phosphatidyltransferase yields the protein MAAFKPRRSRNGTSQPPRPFRRNKPITPDPAPLESRRAARQRFLKTRGIYLLPNAFTTAALFCGFFAVVQAMNVRFEIAAIAIFVAMVLDGMDGRVARMTHTQSAFGEQFDSLSDMVSFGVAPALVMYEWVLKDLGRWGWLAAFVYCSGAALRLARFNTNIGVVDKRFFQGLPSPAAAALIAGFVWLATDNRVPMKLGWLPWVAFVLTIYAGVTMVSNAPFYSGKALDVRHRVPFAAILLVVVAFVLVSSDPPLMLFCLFVLYGLSGYVFWAYMAIRGRANPARSSQRDH from the coding sequence ATGGCCGCATTCAAACCGCGCCGGTCGCGCAACGGCACCAGCCAGCCGCCGCGGCCGTTCCGACGCAACAAGCCGATCACGCCCGATCCGGCCCCGCTCGAGAGCCGCCGCGCCGCGCGCCAGCGGTTCCTGAAGACGCGCGGCATCTACCTGCTGCCGAACGCGTTCACGACCGCCGCGCTGTTCTGCGGCTTCTTCGCGGTCGTGCAGGCGATGAACGTGCGTTTCGAGATCGCCGCGATCGCGATTTTCGTCGCGATGGTGCTCGACGGGATGGACGGGCGCGTCGCGCGCATGACGCATACGCAGAGCGCGTTCGGCGAGCAGTTCGACAGCCTGTCCGACATGGTGTCGTTCGGCGTCGCGCCCGCGCTCGTGATGTACGAGTGGGTGCTGAAGGATCTCGGCCGCTGGGGCTGGCTTGCCGCGTTCGTCTACTGCTCGGGCGCCGCGCTGCGCCTCGCGCGTTTCAATACGAACATCGGCGTGGTCGACAAGCGCTTCTTCCAGGGGTTGCCGAGCCCGGCCGCCGCCGCGCTGATCGCGGGTTTCGTCTGGCTCGCAACCGACAACCGCGTGCCGATGAAGCTCGGCTGGCTGCCGTGGGTCGCGTTCGTGCTGACCATCTACGCGGGCGTGACGATGGTGTCGAACGCGCCGTTCTACAGCGGCAAGGCGCTCGACGTGCGGCACCGCGTGCCGTTCGCGGCGATCCTGCTCGTCGTCGTCGCGTTCGTGCTCGTATCGTCCGATCCGCCGCTGATGCTGTTCTGCCTGTTCGTACTGTACGGGTTGTCCGGCTACGTGTTCTGGGCCTACATGGCCATCCGCGGGCGCGCGAATCCGGCGCGCTCGTCGCAGCGCGATCACTGA
- a CDS encoding phosphatidylserine decarboxylase translates to MNYPHPIIAREGWPFIAIAAVIALLIHAIGGFGFAWPFWLLLAFVVQFFRDPQRPIPAQPNAVLCPADGRIVAVETAQDPYANREALKISVFMNVFNVHSQRSPVDGAITKVEYFPGAFLNAAIDKASTENERNAVVIQTASGKTVTAVQIAGLVARRILCYVRAGEPLSRGQRYGFIRFGSRVDVYLPLGSRAKVSIGEKVYASSTILAELEQ, encoded by the coding sequence ATGAACTATCCTCATCCGATCATCGCGCGCGAAGGCTGGCCGTTCATCGCGATTGCAGCCGTCATCGCGCTGTTGATCCACGCCATCGGGGGCTTCGGCTTCGCGTGGCCGTTCTGGCTGCTGCTCGCCTTCGTCGTCCAGTTCTTCCGCGATCCGCAGCGCCCGATCCCGGCGCAGCCGAACGCGGTGCTGTGCCCGGCGGACGGCCGCATCGTCGCGGTCGAGACCGCACAAGATCCGTACGCGAACCGCGAAGCGCTGAAGATCAGCGTGTTCATGAATGTCTTCAACGTCCATTCGCAGCGTTCGCCGGTCGATGGTGCGATCACCAAGGTCGAGTACTTCCCGGGCGCGTTCCTGAACGCGGCGATCGACAAGGCGTCGACCGAGAACGAGCGCAATGCGGTCGTGATCCAGACGGCGAGCGGCAAGACCGTCACCGCCGTGCAGATCGCGGGCCTCGTCGCACGCCGGATTCTCTGCTACGTGCGCGCCGGCGAGCCGCTGTCGCGCGGCCAGCGCTACGGTTTCATCCGCTTCGGTTCGCGCGTCGACGTGTACCTGCCGCTCGGCAGCCGCGCGAAGGTGTCGATCGGCGAGAAGGTCTACGCGTCGTCGACGATCCTCGCCGAGCTCGAACAGTAA
- the ilvC gene encoding ketol-acid reductoisomerase, translating to MNVFYDKDADLSLIKGKQVTIIGYGSQGHAHALNLKESGVNVTVGLRKGGASWSKAENAGLSVKEVAEAVKGADVVMMLLPDEQIADVYAKEVHANIKQGAALAFAHGFNVHYGQVIPRADLDVIMIAPKAPGHTVRGTYSQGGGVPHLIAVAQNKSGAARDIALSYAAANGGGRAGIIETNFREETETDLFGEQAVLCGGTVELIKAGFETLVEAGYAPEMAYFECLHELKLIVDLIYEGGIANMNYSISNNAEYGEYVTGPRVVTEETKKAMKQCLTDIQTGEYAKSFILENKAGAPTLQSRRRLTAEHQIEQVGAKLRAMMPWIAKNKLVDQTKN from the coding sequence ATGAACGTTTTCTACGACAAAGACGCTGACCTCTCCCTCATCAAGGGCAAGCAAGTCACGATCATCGGCTACGGCTCGCAAGGCCATGCACACGCGCTGAACCTGAAGGAAAGCGGCGTGAACGTGACGGTCGGCCTGCGCAAGGGCGGCGCGTCGTGGAGCAAGGCCGAAAACGCCGGCCTGTCGGTCAAGGAAGTCGCGGAAGCGGTGAAGGGCGCGGACGTCGTGATGATGCTGCTGCCGGACGAGCAGATCGCGGACGTGTACGCGAAGGAAGTGCACGCGAACATCAAGCAGGGCGCGGCGCTGGCATTCGCGCACGGCTTCAACGTCCACTACGGCCAGGTGATCCCGCGCGCCGACCTCGACGTGATCATGATCGCGCCGAAGGCCCCGGGCCACACCGTGCGCGGCACGTACTCGCAAGGTGGCGGCGTGCCGCACCTGATCGCGGTTGCGCAGAACAAGTCGGGCGCGGCACGCGACATCGCGCTGTCGTACGCGGCAGCGAACGGTGGCGGCCGTGCCGGCATCATCGAGACGAACTTCCGCGAAGAGACCGAAACCGACCTGTTCGGCGAGCAGGCCGTGCTGTGCGGCGGTACCGTCGAGCTGATCAAGGCAGGCTTCGAGACGCTGGTCGAAGCAGGCTATGCGCCGGAAATGGCGTACTTCGAGTGCCTGCACGAACTGAAGCTGATCGTCGACCTGATCTACGAAGGCGGCATCGCGAACATGAACTACTCGATCTCGAACAACGCTGAATACGGCGAGTACGTGACGGGCCCGCGCGTCGTCACGGAAGAGACGAAGAAGGCGATGAAGCAGTGCCTGACCGACATCCAGACGGGCGAGTACGCAAAGAGCTTCATTCTCGAGAACAAGGCAGGCGCCCCGACGCTGCAGTCGCGCCGCCGCCTGACGGCCGAGCACCAGATCGAGCAGGTCGGCGCGAAGCTGCGTGCGATGATGCCGTGGATCGCGAAGAACAAGCTCGTCGACCAGACGAAGAACTAA
- the ilvN gene encoding acetolactate synthase small subunit — protein sequence MRHIISVLLENEPGALSRVVGLFSARGYNIETLTVAPTEDQSLSRLTIVSIGSDDVIEQITKHLNRLIEVVKVVDLTDGAHIERELMLIKVRAVGKEREEMKRMSDIFRGRIIDVTEKTYTIELTGASDKLDAFIQGLDASAILETVRTGSSGIGRGERILKV from the coding sequence ATGAGACACATCATTTCCGTCCTGCTGGAGAACGAACCAGGCGCGCTGTCGCGCGTGGTCGGTCTGTTTTCCGCACGCGGCTACAACATCGAAACCTTGACGGTGGCACCGACCGAAGACCAATCGCTGTCGCGGCTCACCATCGTTTCCATTGGCTCCGACGACGTGATCGAACAGATCACGAAGCATCTGAACCGCCTGATCGAGGTGGTGAAAGTGGTGGACCTGACCGACGGTGCACACATCGAACGCGAGCTGATGCTGATCAAGGTCCGTGCAGTGGGCAAGGAGCGCGAAGAAATGAAGCGGATGTCGGATATTTTCCGCGGCCGCATCATCGACGTGACCGAAAAGACCTACACGATCGAATTGACGGGCGCGAGCGACAAGCTCGACGCATTCATCCAGGGGCTGGACGCGAGCGCGATCCTCGAGACCGTGCGTACCGGCAGCTCCGGCATCGGACGCGGCGAGCGCATCCTGAAGGTTTGA